One segment of Streptomyces sp. YIM 121038 DNA contains the following:
- a CDS encoding CcdC protein domain-containing protein: MSGFAQVLLIPAVIALVVIRQMKPQRLTDARRWWLVPAVLTYCGLTESGLIDPGHRAESLALLSGEVLIGLLMGIAWARTSHVWAEQDGSVWSRGTKATAVVWVVGIASRFGLMGIGLLIGIHQGTGALLLALAASLLVRAGLLELRAHTLRSGPALTGAVR; encoded by the coding sequence ATGTCAGGGTTCGCCCAAGTGCTGCTGATCCCCGCAGTCATAGCGCTCGTCGTCATACGCCAGATGAAGCCGCAGCGACTGACCGACGCCCGGCGCTGGTGGCTGGTGCCCGCCGTGCTCACCTATTGCGGCCTGACGGAATCGGGCCTCATCGACCCGGGCCACCGGGCGGAGTCGCTTGCGCTGCTCAGCGGTGAGGTGCTCATAGGCCTTCTGATGGGCATCGCCTGGGCCCGCACCAGCCATGTCTGGGCCGAGCAGGACGGATCCGTGTGGAGCCGCGGCACCAAGGCCACAGCCGTGGTGTGGGTCGTCGGCATCGCCTCGCGGTTCGGGCTCATGGGCATAGGCCTGCTCATTGGCATCCACCAAGGCACGGGTGCGCTGCTCCTCGCCCTGGCGGCGTCCCTGCTGGTGCGTGCCGGCCTTCTGGAGTTGCGGGCCCACACCCTCCGCTCGGGCCCGGCACTCACCGGCGCCGTACGGTGA
- a CDS encoding histidine kinase, translating into MTRDIWTRWPAREALTQEELTRPRRLLTWVVRAVFISMLLWSTFARREMPGWGLALALFVIILCAGAAAWFIHVTLERRIWPALMSWGVLLLAGVAAQGAGLDTPAAVLWCACAMFALERLPLAVGVLGALTSLGAFAVVNEDPWPTTAAVTVGLGLAGYVLRMDAEARGNAQRLLAQERAARAAEAESAALGERARIAREIHDVLAHSLSAQLVHLEAARLLIERDADREQVLGRVVAARAMAAEGLAETRQALSALRGEMTPVEDFLRELARTDGASVAVSGERRALPAEASQAVRRVAQEAMTNVRKHAPGAKVTVCFAYGEGEVALDVTDSGGAPGEFAASGAGYGLLGMRERAELLGGSLETGPEDEGFAVRLRVPG; encoded by the coding sequence GTGACGCGTGACATCTGGACGCGCTGGCCCGCGCGGGAGGCGCTCACTCAGGAGGAGCTGACACGGCCCCGCCGGTTGCTCACTTGGGTCGTGCGCGCGGTGTTCATCAGCATGCTGCTGTGGAGCACCTTCGCGCGGCGGGAGATGCCCGGCTGGGGCCTCGCACTGGCGCTGTTCGTGATCATTCTCTGCGCGGGGGCGGCGGCGTGGTTCATCCACGTCACCCTGGAGCGGCGCATATGGCCGGCCCTGATGTCGTGGGGCGTGCTGCTGCTGGCGGGCGTGGCGGCGCAGGGGGCCGGGCTCGACACACCCGCGGCCGTGCTGTGGTGCGCCTGCGCGATGTTCGCGCTGGAGCGGCTGCCCCTTGCCGTGGGGGTGCTCGGGGCGCTGACGTCACTGGGGGCGTTCGCCGTGGTGAACGAGGATCCTTGGCCCACCACGGCGGCCGTCACCGTGGGGCTCGGTCTCGCCGGGTACGTCCTGCGCATGGACGCCGAGGCGCGGGGCAACGCGCAGCGGCTGCTCGCGCAGGAGCGGGCAGCGCGGGCCGCGGAGGCGGAGTCGGCGGCTCTGGGAGAGCGTGCCCGTATCGCCCGGGAGATCCACGACGTGCTGGCGCACAGCCTCTCCGCGCAGCTGGTCCACCTGGAGGCGGCCCGGTTGTTGATCGAGCGTGACGCGGACCGGGAACAGGTTCTGGGCCGGGTCGTGGCGGCGCGCGCGATGGCTGCCGAGGGGCTCGCCGAGACGCGGCAGGCGCTGTCGGCGCTGCGCGGCGAGATGACTCCCGTCGAGGACTTCCTGCGGGAGCTCGCCCGGACGGACGGTGCGTCGGTCGCGGTCTCCGGCGAGCGGCGGGCCCTCCCCGCGGAGGCTTCGCAGGCGGTGCGAAGGGTGGCACAGGAGGCGATGACGAACGTACGGAAGCACGCGCCGGGGGCCAAGGTGACCGTGTGCTTCGCATACGGAGAGGGGGAAGTCGCGCTGGACGTGACCGATTCGGGGGGAGCGCCGGGGGAATTCGCGGCATCGGGAGCCGGGTACGGTCTGCTGGGAATGCGTGAGCGTGCCGAGTTGCTCGGCGGCTCGCTGGAGACGGGGCCGGAGGACGAGGGCTTCGCCGTGAGGCTGAGGGTGCCGGGATGA
- a CDS encoding response regulator transcription factor: MKSAVQGGAREGKAPARVVVVDDQTVVREGIVMLLGLLPGVEVVGAGGDGEEAVRLVGELAPDVVLMDLRMPRCDGAEATRRIRAEYPGTQVVVLTTYADDESLFPALKAGARGYLTKDAGGEEIVRAIEDVLSGQAGLSPQIQRRLLERLSEPEGPAQPVEPPDGLTLRETEVVALIAEGLTNQEIARVLHVSTATVKTHINNLFAKAGLKDRAQAVRYAYRHGLAQLPGSTRR; this comes from the coding sequence GTGAAGTCGGCGGTCCAGGGAGGTGCGAGAGAGGGCAAGGCGCCCGCGCGCGTGGTTGTCGTCGATGACCAGACCGTGGTGCGTGAGGGCATCGTGATGCTCCTGGGGCTGCTGCCGGGGGTCGAAGTGGTGGGGGCCGGGGGTGACGGTGAGGAGGCGGTGCGGCTCGTGGGCGAGCTCGCGCCGGACGTGGTGCTGATGGATCTGCGTATGCCGCGCTGCGACGGGGCGGAGGCCACCCGCCGGATCCGCGCCGAGTACCCGGGCACGCAGGTGGTGGTGCTCACCACGTACGCCGACGACGAGTCGCTGTTCCCCGCGCTCAAGGCCGGGGCGCGGGGGTATCTCACCAAGGACGCGGGTGGGGAGGAGATCGTGCGGGCCATCGAGGACGTGCTCTCGGGCCAGGCCGGTCTTTCGCCACAGATCCAAAGACGGCTCCTGGAGCGGCTTTCGGAGCCGGAGGGGCCCGCGCAGCCGGTGGAGCCGCCGGACGGCCTGACGCTGCGGGAGACGGAGGTCGTCGCTCTGATCGCGGAGGGGCTGACGAACCAGGAGATCGCGCGGGTGTTGCACGTCTCCACGGCCACCGTGAAGACCCACATCAACAATCTCTTCGCCAAGGCGGGCCTCAAGGACCGTGCGCAGGCGGTGCGTTATGCCTACCGGCACGGGCTCGCGCAGCTGCCGGGGAGTACCCGCAGGTGA
- a CDS encoding DUF485 domain-containing protein, producing the protein MDKDDGCDAGRDRPGDLKDPWYDELAAGWGELDGTGTPTPTDPATAPRRHGSAADIYLEVQASAAFQEVRRRYRRFVVPGVAVFFTWYVAYVVAATTAPGLMARPVAGAVNVAMLAGLGQFLTTFLLTWAYARHARLRRDRAALDLRWAVFEQNRERELRQGAER; encoded by the coding sequence GTGGACAAGGACGACGGCTGCGATGCCGGGCGGGACCGGCCCGGTGACCTGAAGGATCCGTGGTACGACGAGCTCGCGGCGGGCTGGGGCGAGTTGGACGGCACGGGCACACCGACGCCCACGGATCCCGCCACCGCGCCGCGGCGGCACGGGAGCGCGGCCGACATCTATCTGGAGGTGCAGGCGAGCGCGGCGTTCCAGGAAGTGCGCCGCCGCTACCGACGGTTCGTCGTCCCGGGGGTGGCCGTCTTCTTCACCTGGTACGTGGCGTATGTCGTAGCGGCGACGACGGCGCCGGGGCTGATGGCGCGGCCGGTCGCCGGAGCGGTGAACGTGGCGATGCTGGCTGGGCTCGGACAGTTCCTGACGACGTTCCTGCTGACCTGGGCGTATGCCCGGCATGCTCGGCTGCGGCGGGACCGGGCGGCGCTCGATCTGCGCTGGGCCGTGTTCGAGCAGAACAGAGAGCGGGAGCTGAGGCAGGGGGCCGAGCGGTGA
- a CDS encoding cation acetate symporter, giving the protein MSGDHQTLALVLFGVFVAITLAITTYVSRNRQGSAEEFYAGGRLFSPMENGFAIAGDYMSAASFLGISGLIALYGYDGLLYSVGFLVAWLVVLFLVAELVRNCGRFTLADVVAARMRERPVRIAAGTSSVTVSVLYLVAQMVGAGSLVALLLGETGGAARTWAVIGVGALMVIYVSLGGMRATTWIQIVKAVLLMGGAIALTVLVLMRFHGDFDQLLRTAADRSGHGSAFLAPGLKYGGDWTARLDFISLGLALVLGTAGLPHILSRFYTVPTARAARRSVVWSIGLIGSFYLMTIVLGFGAAAIVGSDAVRGSNAAGNTAVPLLALDLGGGADSTGGTVLFAVVAAVAFATILAVVAGITLASSASVAHDLYASLRRRTKQRSEVAVARVAAAGIGVVAIGLGLLARDLNVAFLVGLAFAVAASANLPVLLYSLFWREFTTRGAVWSVYGGLLPALALVVLSPVVSGSPDSLFPGVDFQYFPLENPGLVSIPLGFVAGWLGTVTSVEGADEAKHAETEVRSLTGAGAV; this is encoded by the coding sequence GTGAGCGGTGACCATCAGACGCTGGCGCTCGTGCTGTTCGGCGTGTTCGTGGCGATCACGCTGGCGATCACGACGTATGTGAGCCGTAACCGGCAGGGGTCGGCGGAGGAGTTCTACGCGGGCGGGCGGCTGTTCTCGCCCATGGAGAATGGTTTTGCCATCGCGGGTGACTACATGTCGGCTGCGTCGTTCCTCGGCATCTCCGGGCTGATCGCCCTGTACGGCTACGACGGGCTGCTCTACTCGGTGGGCTTTCTGGTCGCGTGGCTGGTCGTGCTGTTCTTGGTGGCGGAACTGGTGCGCAACTGCGGCAGGTTCACGCTCGCCGATGTCGTCGCGGCGCGGATGCGGGAGCGGCCGGTGCGCATCGCCGCGGGCACGTCCTCGGTGACGGTGTCCGTGCTCTATCTGGTGGCGCAGATGGTGGGAGCGGGCTCGCTGGTGGCGCTGTTGCTGGGAGAGACGGGAGGTGCCGCCCGGACATGGGCGGTGATCGGGGTCGGCGCGCTCATGGTCATCTATGTGTCGCTGGGCGGGATGCGGGCCACCACGTGGATCCAGATCGTCAAGGCGGTGCTCCTCATGGGCGGTGCGATCGCGCTGACGGTGCTGGTCCTGATGCGTTTCCACGGCGACTTCGACCAGTTGTTGCGTACGGCGGCCGACCGCAGTGGGCACGGAAGTGCGTTCCTGGCCCCTGGGCTGAAGTACGGCGGGGACTGGACGGCGCGGTTGGACTTCATCAGCCTGGGGCTTGCCCTCGTGCTCGGCACCGCGGGGCTTCCGCACATCCTCTCCCGCTTCTACACCGTGCCGACTGCGCGAGCCGCCCGCCGTTCCGTCGTCTGGTCCATCGGCCTGATCGGCAGCTTCTACTTGATGACGATCGTGCTCGGGTTCGGGGCGGCGGCGATCGTCGGCTCCGACGCGGTCCGCGGGTCGAACGCCGCGGGCAACACGGCGGTGCCGCTGCTGGCGCTCGATCTGGGCGGGGGCGCGGATTCCACGGGAGGAACGGTTCTCTTCGCGGTGGTCGCCGCCGTGGCGTTCGCGACGATCCTCGCCGTGGTCGCGGGGATCACGCTCGCTTCCTCGGCGTCCGTGGCCCACGACCTGTACGCGTCCCTGCGGCGGCGGACCAAGCAGCGCAGCGAGGTGGCGGTGGCGCGCGTCGCCGCGGCCGGGATCGGGGTCGTCGCGATCGGGCTCGGCCTGCTCGCCCGGGATCTCAACGTCGCGTTCCTGGTGGGGCTGGCTTTCGCGGTCGCCGCGTCCGCGAATCTGCCGGTGCTGTTGTACTCGTTGTTCTGGAGGGAGTTCACCACGCGGGGCGCCGTGTGGTCGGTGTACGGCGGGCTGCTGCCCGCCCTGGCGCTCGTGGTGCTGTCGCCGGTGGTGTCCGGGAGTCCGGACTCGCTGTTCCCGGGAGTGGACTTCCAGTACTTCCCGTTGGAGAACCCGGGGCTCGTCTCGATTCCGCTGGGCTTCGTCGCGGGTTGGCTCGGGACCGTCACATCGGTGGAAGGGGCGGACGAGGCCAAGCACGCGGAGACGGAGGTGCGTTCGCTGACCGGGGCGGGCGCCGTGTAG
- a CDS encoding response regulator has protein sequence MIEVLVVDDDVRVADVNAAYVEKVPGFRVAGRAHNAAEALRLVEQLPVDLVLLDHYLPDETGLAVVRTLRERGHQTDVIMVTAARDVTTVQAAMRHGALQYLVKPFSYAGLRTKLDAYATLRRTLDGGGEAEQAEVDRIFGALSATPAPELPKGHSLTTAELVRRALMAAEGPLSAQELGERTRLSRQTAQRYLKLLERTGRVRLSLKYGDTGRPEHRYEWASSR, from the coding sequence ATGATCGAGGTACTGGTCGTGGACGACGATGTCCGGGTCGCGGACGTCAACGCCGCCTACGTGGAGAAGGTGCCCGGCTTCCGCGTCGCAGGCCGGGCCCACAACGCGGCCGAGGCACTGCGCCTGGTCGAACAGCTCCCCGTCGACCTGGTGCTCCTCGACCACTATCTGCCGGACGAGACGGGCCTCGCCGTGGTGCGCACGCTGCGCGAACGCGGCCACCAGACCGACGTGATCATGGTGACGGCGGCCCGCGACGTCACCACCGTCCAGGCCGCGATGCGCCACGGGGCGCTCCAGTACCTGGTGAAGCCGTTCTCGTACGCGGGGCTCCGTACGAAGCTCGACGCGTACGCCACGCTGCGTCGCACCCTGGACGGCGGCGGCGAGGCGGAACAGGCCGAGGTCGACCGGATCTTCGGCGCGCTCTCGGCGACTCCGGCGCCCGAACTGCCCAAGGGGCACTCCCTCACGACCGCGGAGCTGGTCCGCAGGGCCCTGATGGCCGCCGAGGGGCCGCTCTCCGCGCAGGAGCTGGGAGAACGCACCCGGCTCAGCCGCCAGACCGCACAGCGCTACCTCAAGCTCCTTGAGCGCACCGGCCGAGTGCGGCTGAGCCTGAAGTACGGCGACACAGGACGTCCCGAACACCGCTACGAGTGGGCGTCCAGCCGCTGA
- a CDS encoding sensor histidine kinase, whose translation MSPTPPARRLRLGLPRRVFSQVLLMQLAIAAGVTVLATGLFLAPLSKQLDDQAMRRALAIAQTTAAQPQIVRDLTSTRPAADGPVQAAAERIREASGAEYVVIMNKLGVRWSHTDPGEIGKVVSTDPSDALAGRDVMQIDNGTLGRSARGKVPLRVAGGEIVGAVSVGIEYDSVRDRLIHTIPSLFAYAGGALAAGALAAYLISRRVQRQTRDLAFSDISALLAEREAMLHGIREGVVALDRGGRVRLLNDEAQRLLGLGTEVIGRPLDEALGPGRTTDVLAGRVTGTDLLTVRGQRVLVANRMPTDDGGAVATLRDRTELEQLGRELDSTHGLIDALRAQDHEHANRMHTLLGLLELEMYEEAAEFVGEVAGAHRVTAEQITEKVHDPLLSALLVGKATVATERGVALAVSGDTALPDRLVDPGGLVTIVGNLVDNALDAATGTRHARVEVVLRTEGLQGRTVVLQVRDTGPGVPQDQREAVFTEGWTTKEPPAHGQRGIGLALVRRLAERQGGSVRVGAGADGGAEFTVVLPEGLAEPQPMGGDLRSTATEPRSLTPPAATEEAR comes from the coding sequence ATGAGCCCGACTCCTCCTGCCCGACGACTGCGCCTCGGCCTGCCGCGGCGCGTCTTCTCGCAGGTCCTGCTGATGCAGCTGGCGATCGCCGCCGGGGTCACGGTGCTCGCCACCGGTCTGTTCCTCGCGCCGCTCAGCAAACAGCTCGACGACCAGGCCATGCGCCGCGCGCTCGCCATCGCGCAGACGACGGCGGCACAGCCTCAGATCGTCCGCGACCTCACCTCGACGCGTCCGGCGGCCGACGGGCCCGTCCAGGCGGCGGCCGAACGCATCCGCGAGGCCAGCGGCGCCGAGTACGTAGTGATCATGAACAAGCTGGGGGTGCGCTGGTCGCACACCGACCCCGGCGAGATCGGCAAGGTCGTCTCGACCGACCCCAGCGACGCGCTCGCCGGCCGTGACGTCATGCAGATCGACAACGGCACGCTGGGGCGCTCCGCGCGCGGGAAGGTACCCCTGCGGGTGGCGGGCGGCGAGATCGTCGGCGCCGTCTCCGTAGGCATCGAGTACGACAGCGTCCGCGACCGTCTGATCCATACGATCCCGAGCCTCTTCGCGTACGCGGGCGGGGCGCTCGCCGCGGGCGCGCTCGCCGCCTATCTGATCTCCCGGCGCGTGCAGCGCCAGACCAGGGACCTCGCCTTCTCCGACATCTCGGCGCTGCTCGCGGAGCGCGAGGCGATGCTGCACGGCATCCGCGAGGGCGTCGTCGCCCTCGACCGCGGCGGACGCGTCCGGCTGCTCAACGACGAGGCACAGCGGCTCCTCGGGCTCGGCACGGAGGTGATCGGCCGGCCCTTGGACGAGGCGCTCGGACCGGGCCGTACGACGGACGTCCTCGCCGGGCGCGTCACGGGCACCGACCTGTTGACCGTACGCGGCCAGCGCGTCCTGGTCGCCAACCGCATGCCCACGGACGACGGGGGTGCCGTCGCGACCCTGCGCGACCGCACCGAGCTGGAGCAGCTCGGCCGGGAACTCGACTCCACGCACGGCCTCATCGACGCCCTGCGCGCCCAGGACCACGAGCACGCCAACCGTATGCACACGCTGCTCGGCCTGCTGGAGCTGGAGATGTACGAGGAGGCCGCGGAGTTCGTCGGTGAGGTGGCGGGCGCCCACCGGGTGACGGCCGAGCAGATCACCGAGAAGGTCCACGATCCGCTCCTCTCGGCCCTGCTCGTCGGCAAGGCGACCGTGGCCACGGAGCGCGGCGTGGCACTCGCCGTCTCCGGAGACACCGCGTTGCCCGACCGGCTCGTCGACCCCGGAGGCCTCGTGACCATCGTCGGGAACCTCGTGGACAACGCGTTGGACGCGGCGACGGGCACACGGCACGCACGCGTGGAGGTCGTTTTGCGTACTGAGGGTCTACAGGGACGCACGGTTGTCCTCCAGGTGCGCGATACCGGCCCCGGGGTACCGCAGGACCAGCGCGAAGCGGTGTTCACGGAGGGCTGGACGACGAAGGAGCCTCCCGCGCACGGGCAACGGGGCATCGGACTCGCGCTGGTCCGCAGGCTCGCCGAACGCCAGGGCGGCAGCGTACGGGTCGGCGCGGGAGCGGACGGGGGCGCCGAGTTCACCGTGGTCCTCCCCGAAGGGCTGGCAGAGCCGCAGCCGATGGGCGGGGACCTGCGCTCCACCGCCACGGAACCCCGGTCGCTCACCCCACCGGCCGCCACGGAGGAGGCACGATGA
- a CDS encoding sucrase ferredoxin, with product MSTCATASRDLSEPLTGTAATAKTWLLLEQPGPWGAKALTSSHLDPEVGRALERAAESTGVRVALIRRPGRHADCHTPARHRVFVAHTTPGATWLRAHVIDDPRQLLDLDFAALGAGDHGGFGRPHTGDPLALVCTNGKRDRCCALLGRPLAAELAASGEEGVWEVTHLGGHRFSPTLLVLPYGYAYGRTAAHAVKSVLQAVREGRVVTEGCRGNSAWERPGQAAELAVRTAVGEDRAGVLSVVRTTGDAPRWEITVAHTDGRHWLVTVAQGASLPPRPESCGAALASPARMDVMAVRELTGSRSTGAEGGHHRESADGSGVDQGNANKDGGASALGALT from the coding sequence GTGAGTACCTGCGCAACCGCATCGCGGGACCTGAGCGAACCCCTCACGGGCACCGCGGCCACCGCCAAGACCTGGCTGCTCCTGGAACAGCCCGGCCCCTGGGGTGCCAAAGCGCTCACATCAAGCCACTTGGACCCGGAGGTGGGCCGAGCGCTGGAGCGGGCGGCCGAGTCCACGGGCGTCCGGGTCGCCCTCATCCGGCGCCCCGGACGGCACGCCGACTGTCACACACCCGCGCGGCACCGGGTGTTCGTCGCGCACACCACCCCGGGAGCCACCTGGCTGCGCGCCCATGTGATCGACGACCCGAGGCAGTTGCTCGACCTGGACTTCGCGGCACTCGGCGCGGGCGACCACGGCGGCTTCGGCCGCCCGCACACCGGCGACCCGCTCGCGCTCGTGTGCACGAACGGCAAGCGGGACCGCTGCTGCGCCCTGCTCGGCCGCCCGCTCGCCGCCGAACTCGCCGCCTCCGGCGAGGAAGGCGTCTGGGAAGTCACTCATCTAGGTGGTCACCGCTTCTCCCCCACCCTGCTGGTGCTCCCGTACGGATACGCGTACGGCCGGACGGCGGCGCACGCCGTCAAGAGCGTCCTGCAAGCGGTGCGCGAAGGACGCGTCGTCACGGAGGGCTGCCGGGGCAACTCCGCCTGGGAGCGTCCCGGGCAGGCCGCCGAGCTCGCGGTGCGCACGGCCGTGGGCGAGGACCGCGCGGGCGTCCTGAGCGTCGTACGGACGACAGGTGACGCCCCGCGCTGGGAGATCACCGTGGCCCACACCGACGGGCGGCACTGGCTGGTCACCGTCGCCCAGGGCGCCTCGCTCCCGCCGCGCCCGGAGAGCTGCGGCGCGGCCCTCGCGTCACCCGCCCGGATGGACGTCATGGCGGTCCGCGAGCTCACGGGATCCCGGTCGACCGGAGCTGAGGGCGGGCACCACCGCGAAAGCGCGGACGGGAGCGGGGTCGATCAGGGGAACGCGAACAAGGACGGGGGCGCATCCGCGCTCGGAGCACTCACCTAG
- a CDS encoding citrate synthase family protein — MTDQEAGAATHEGRRISTKEAAELLGVKPETVYAYVSRGQLNSRRGPGGRGSTFDPKEVRALAHRNRREPAAATTANELSVRTRITLIDKDRYYFRGVDAAELALRHSYEEVAEWLWTGVLRPGIHFTAPPEPAGAARLAVRALPAHCAPTDRLRVAAISAAAADPLRFDLSEEAVVGTARTLIPTMVAALPPVLATHRDGGPLAGRLWARLSGRKPDEASLHALDTALALLVDHDLAASTLAVRVAASARAHPYAAVSAGLGVLEGPLHGAASGLAHRMLVEVLDRGTAAPVVADELRAGRRVPGLGHRLYAGEDPRAQALFGLLEVMPKAGPALAAARDVVATTARHTDLHANVDLALAVLTVSSGMPAEAGETVFAVARTVGWIAHALEEYEERPMRMRPVGQYVGQRPPQPLPTKQDT, encoded by the coding sequence ATGACGGATCAAGAAGCGGGTGCGGCCACGCACGAAGGTCGGCGGATCAGCACCAAGGAGGCCGCGGAGCTACTCGGCGTGAAGCCCGAGACCGTGTACGCGTACGTGAGCCGGGGCCAGCTCAACAGCCGCCGCGGCCCCGGAGGGCGCGGCAGCACCTTCGACCCCAAGGAGGTGCGGGCCCTCGCGCACAGAAACCGCCGCGAGCCCGCCGCCGCGACCACGGCCAACGAACTCTCCGTCCGCACCCGCATCACGCTGATCGACAAGGATCGCTACTACTTCCGCGGCGTCGACGCGGCCGAGCTGGCCCTGCGCCACTCCTACGAAGAGGTCGCCGAGTGGCTGTGGACCGGCGTCCTGCGCCCGGGCATCCACTTCACGGCACCGCCGGAGCCCGCCGGAGCCGCGCGGCTCGCCGTGCGCGCCCTGCCCGCGCACTGCGCCCCCACGGACCGCCTGCGCGTGGCGGCCATCTCCGCGGCGGCCGCCGACCCGCTCCGCTTCGACCTCTCCGAGGAGGCGGTCGTCGGCACGGCCCGCACGTTGATCCCCACCATGGTCGCCGCGCTCCCGCCCGTCCTCGCCACGCACCGCGACGGCGGCCCGCTCGCCGGGCGGCTGTGGGCACGGCTGAGCGGCCGCAAGCCCGACGAGGCCTCGCTCCACGCCCTGGACACCGCCCTCGCGCTGCTCGTCGACCACGACCTCGCCGCGTCCACGCTGGCGGTCCGCGTGGCCGCGTCCGCCCGCGCCCACCCGTACGCGGCGGTGTCGGCGGGCCTCGGCGTCCTGGAGGGGCCCCTGCACGGCGCGGCCAGCGGCCTCGCCCACCGCATGCTCGTGGAGGTGCTCGACCGGGGCACCGCGGCACCGGTCGTCGCGGACGAACTGCGCGCGGGCCGCCGCGTCCCCGGGCTCGGCCATCGCCTGTACGCGGGCGAGGACCCGCGCGCCCAGGCCCTGTTCGGCCTGCTCGAAGTGATGCCCAAGGCCGGACCCGCCCTCGCGGCGGCGCGCGACGTGGTGGCCACCACCGCCCGCCACACCGACCTGCACGCCAACGTCGACCTCGCGCTCGCCGTCCTCACCGTGTCGTCCGGCATGCCCGCTGAGGCGGGCGAGACGGTCTTCGCGGTGGCCCGCACGGTCGGCTGGATCGCGCACGCCCTGGAGGAGTACGAGGAGCGGCCGATGCGCATGCGTCCTGTCGGCCAGTACGTCGGGCAGCGCCCGCCACAGCCGCTGCCCACCAAGCAGGACACGTGA
- a CDS encoding citrate synthase/methylcitrate synthase: MPINGSAATPTAPIEVPRGLAGVVVTETQLGDVRGYEGFYHYRQYSAVELAQTRGFEDVWHLMFHGTLPDAARRAAFAEQTAALRHLPDEVRAALPAIARASVLSGPLSGLRTALSLFGAAKGFRPVYDIDGDRRRADALAASAVVPTLLTALYRLGQGLDPVEPRDDLSYAANYLYMMTGSEPDAARARAVEQYLISTIDHGFNASTFTARVITSTGADVAACLVGAVGALSGPLHGGAPSRALDTLDAIGTPERIDSWIRERVLAGERIMGFGHPVYRTEDPRSRMLRGIAQQFGGELVEFAVEVERQVEAILAELKPGRELHTNVEFYAGVVMELCGLPREMFTPTFASARVVGWSANILEQAQDSKIIRPAARYVGEEPPVAVPPLA; this comes from the coding sequence ATGCCGATCAATGGCTCCGCCGCCACCCCTACCGCGCCCATCGAGGTCCCCCGCGGCCTCGCGGGCGTCGTCGTCACCGAGACCCAGCTCGGGGACGTCAGGGGATACGAGGGCTTCTACCACTACCGCCAGTACTCCGCCGTCGAGCTCGCGCAGACCCGCGGCTTCGAGGACGTCTGGCACCTGATGTTCCACGGAACGCTGCCCGACGCCGCGCGGCGGGCAGCCTTCGCCGAGCAGACCGCGGCCCTGCGGCACCTGCCGGACGAGGTGCGCGCCGCGCTGCCCGCCATCGCCCGCGCCAGCGTGCTCTCCGGTCCGCTCTCCGGACTGCGTACCGCGCTCTCACTCTTCGGCGCCGCGAAGGGCTTCCGGCCCGTTTACGACATCGATGGCGACCGGCGCCGCGCCGACGCGCTCGCCGCCTCCGCCGTGGTGCCGACCTTGCTCACCGCGCTGTACCGCCTCGGCCAGGGGCTCGACCCCGTGGAGCCGCGCGACGACCTGTCGTACGCCGCCAACTATCTCTACATGATGACCGGTTCGGAGCCGGACGCCGCCCGGGCGCGGGCGGTCGAGCAATACTTGATCTCGACCATTGACCACGGCTTCAACGCGTCAACGTTCACGGCCCGCGTCATCACGTCGACGGGTGCGGACGTGGCGGCCTGTCTCGTCGGAGCCGTCGGAGCGCTGTCCGGTCCGCTGCACGGCGGTGCGCCCAGTCGCGCCCTGGACACGCTCGACGCGATCGGCACGCCCGAGCGCATCGACTCCTGGATCCGGGAACGCGTGCTCGCGGGCGAGCGCATCATGGGCTTCGGCCACCCCGTCTACCGCACGGAGGACCCGCGCTCCCGCATGCTCCGCGGCATCGCGCAGCAGTTCGGCGGCGAGCTCGTGGAGTTCGCGGTGGAGGTCGAACGGCAGGTCGAGGCCATCCTCGCGGAGCTCAAGCCGGGGCGCGAACTCCACACGAACGTGGAGTTCTACGCGGGCGTGGTCATGGAGCTGTGCGGGCTGCCGCGCGAGATGTTCACGCCGACGTTCGCGTCCGCGCGTGTGGTGGGCTGGAGCGCCAACATTCTGGAGCAGGCGCAGGACTCGAAAATCATCCGGCCCGCGGCTCGGTACGTGGGGGAGGAGCCGCCGGTGGCGGTGCCGCCGCTTGCCTGA